One stretch of Aeromicrobium fastidiosum DNA includes these proteins:
- a CDS encoding acyl-CoA dehydrogenase family protein has product MSTSHAPATPFRSADPAGIDLVLTQDERDVRDAVRHFCDERVEPFVGTWFEDGTIPDIRELAVELGTLGVLGMHLDGYGCPGMTATEYGLACLELEATDSGLRSLVSVQGSLAMFAIHRWGSEDQKNHWLPDMAAGRAIGCFGLTEPDAGSDPASMRSRARRDGDDWVLDARKMWITNGSVADVAVVWAQTDEGIRGFVVPTDTPGFSAPLIKHKMSLRASVTSELVLEGVRLPAEAVLPDVVGLKGPLSCLNEARYGIVWGSMGAARASLQCALDYAGQRTQFGKPIAGFQLTQGKIADMTLEVVKGTLLALHLGRAKDARGLTPVEVSLGKLNNVREALDVCRTARTILGANGISLEYPVIRHMNNLESVLTYEGTSEMHALSIGQAMTGIAAFR; this is encoded by the coding sequence ATGAGCACCTCCCACGCCCCCGCCACCCCCTTCAGGTCCGCCGACCCGGCCGGCATCGACCTCGTGCTGACCCAGGACGAGCGCGACGTGCGCGATGCGGTGCGCCACTTCTGCGACGAGCGGGTCGAGCCGTTCGTCGGCACGTGGTTCGAGGACGGCACGATCCCCGACATCCGCGAGCTGGCCGTCGAGCTCGGAACGCTCGGCGTGCTGGGCATGCACCTCGATGGCTACGGCTGCCCCGGCATGACCGCCACGGAGTACGGACTGGCGTGCCTCGAGCTGGAGGCGACCGACTCCGGACTGCGCTCGCTGGTCTCGGTGCAGGGCTCGCTGGCGATGTTCGCGATCCACCGCTGGGGCTCGGAGGACCAGAAGAACCATTGGCTGCCCGACATGGCCGCCGGCCGCGCGATCGGGTGCTTCGGCCTCACCGAGCCCGATGCGGGGTCCGACCCGGCCTCGATGCGCAGCCGCGCCCGCCGCGACGGCGACGACTGGGTGCTCGACGCCCGCAAGATGTGGATCACCAACGGCTCGGTCGCCGACGTCGCCGTCGTGTGGGCGCAGACCGACGAGGGCATCCGCGGATTCGTCGTCCCGACCGACACGCCGGGCTTCAGCGCCCCCCTCATCAAGCACAAGATGTCGCTGCGGGCCTCGGTCACGAGCGAGCTCGTGCTCGAGGGCGTGCGCCTGCCGGCCGAGGCCGTGCTGCCCGACGTCGTGGGGCTCAAGGGCCCGCTGAGCTGCCTCAACGAGGCGCGCTACGGCATCGTCTGGGGCTCGATGGGTGCCGCCCGGGCCTCGCTGCAGTGCGCGCTCGACTACGCGGGCCAGCGCACCCAGTTCGGCAAGCCCATCGCGGGCTTCCAGCTGACCCAGGGCAAGATCGCCGACATGACCCTCGAGGTCGTCAAGGGCACCCTGCTCGCCCTGCACCTGGGCCGTGCCAAGGACGCCCGTGGCTTGACGCCGGTCGAGGTGAGCCTCGGCAAGCTCAACAACGTCCGCGAGGCCCTCGACGTCTGCCGCACGGCTCGCACGATCCTCGGTGCCAACGGCATCAGTCTGGAGTACCCGGTCATCCGGCACATGAACAACCTCGAGTCGGTGCTGACCTACGAGGGCACGTCGGAGATGCACGCCCTCTCGATCGGCCAGGCCATGACGGGCATCGCCGCGTTCCGGTGA
- a CDS encoding amidohydrolase family protein — MNGPTTDVHTHLAPAIGGLDALEGVQVVGDTVSIDGRVAGPAALYDEAALLGWLAERGLDQAWVSVPPPFFRQGLDPQGTSAWVAALNDGIAERLARHDALHPLAYLPLDQPEVALAEIARLGGDPRFSGWCAAAASGSLRLDDSRLAPVWDALEAGDRPVLLHPGATPDRRLDHHYLANLLGNPVETTVAAAELVFGDVLGRRPLLRIVLVHCGGAVPALVGRWQRGVDSARPGVQPLTIDPREAVRRLWVDCLAHDAALLDLALSAIGGDKVVVGSDWPFPMGLDDPLGSLQHLSAETVHAISHRNVTTLLGGHP, encoded by the coding sequence GTGAACGGCCCCACGACCGACGTGCACACACACCTGGCACCCGCGATCGGTGGGCTGGACGCCCTCGAGGGCGTCCAGGTCGTCGGCGACACGGTGTCGATCGACGGACGGGTCGCCGGACCGGCGGCACTGTACGACGAGGCGGCCCTGCTGGGCTGGCTGGCCGAGCGCGGCCTCGACCAGGCCTGGGTGTCGGTGCCGCCGCCGTTCTTCCGCCAGGGCCTCGACCCCCAGGGCACGTCGGCCTGGGTCGCCGCCCTGAACGACGGCATCGCCGAGCGGCTGGCACGGCACGACGCACTGCACCCGCTGGCGTACCTGCCGCTCGACCAGCCGGAGGTGGCCCTGGCCGAGATCGCCCGCCTCGGCGGTGACCCGCGCTTCTCCGGCTGGTGTGCCGCTGCCGCCAGCGGATCGCTGCGCCTGGACGACTCCCGCCTCGCGCCGGTGTGGGATGCGCTCGAGGCCGGCGACCGGCCCGTGCTGCTGCACCCCGGTGCGACGCCCGACCGCCGGCTCGACCACCACTACCTCGCGAACCTGCTCGGCAACCCCGTCGAGACGACGGTCGCGGCCGCCGAGCTGGTGTTCGGCGACGTCCTCGGCCGTCGGCCGCTGCTGAGGATCGTCCTGGTCCACTGCGGCGGCGCGGTCCCCGCCCTGGTGGGGCGTTGGCAGCGCGGCGTCGACTCCGCCCGACCGGGCGTCCAGCCACTGACGATCGATCCGCGCGAGGCCGTGCGCCGCCTGTGGGTCGACTGCCTCGCCCACGACGCGGCCCTGCTCGACCTGGCCCTCTCGGCCATCGGCGGCGACAAGGTCGTCGTCGGCAGCGACTGGCCGTTCCCGATGGGGTTGGACGACCCGCTGGGCTCCCTGCAGCACCTGTCGGCCGAGACGGTGCACGCCATCAGCCATCGCAACGTCACGACTCTTCTCGGAGGCCATCCATGA
- a CDS encoding AraC family transcriptional regulator encodes MVRATTPLGCHGVLRTTDVHDARESIAASLAPHGLDVLDQPQKFRALHNAATLDRLSLHYIDYGAEVEVTADRMDFHLIQIPLAGVTAIQAGEHATTVTARRAVVIAPGAPVRMRYSAGNPRLLVRIDPELLQDRLVLAAAGGLVVPWGPGSLLDVSGEAGQSWRRLVEIVVTDLGNDRGLMSSPRVAKSLEIAVVDGLIASLAAPPEDSPPPGAVHERVVRRAARLIDEHCAEPLGTADIAEAVGVSIRALQAGFQAHLGTTPMAYVRRARLVRVRESLTDGTARSVTEAAHRWGVTHLGRLSGDYRAAFGEAPIDTLRRVQ; translated from the coding sequence ATGGTTCGTGCGACGACGCCACTCGGGTGCCATGGCGTCCTGAGGACGACCGACGTCCACGACGCGCGCGAGTCGATCGCTGCCTCGCTCGCGCCCCACGGGCTGGACGTCCTCGATCAGCCGCAGAAGTTCCGGGCCCTGCACAACGCCGCGACGCTCGACCGACTGAGCCTGCACTACATCGACTACGGTGCCGAGGTCGAGGTCACGGCGGACCGCATGGACTTCCACCTCATCCAGATCCCCTTGGCCGGTGTCACCGCCATCCAGGCGGGGGAGCACGCCACGACCGTCACGGCCCGGCGGGCCGTCGTCATCGCTCCGGGCGCGCCGGTGCGCATGCGCTACTCGGCCGGCAACCCACGGTTGCTGGTGCGGATCGACCCCGAGCTGCTCCAGGATCGACTGGTCCTTGCCGCGGCCGGCGGTCTCGTCGTGCCGTGGGGACCGGGGTCCCTGCTCGACGTCAGCGGTGAGGCCGGTCAGAGCTGGCGCAGGCTCGTCGAGATCGTCGTGACCGACCTCGGGAACGACCGTGGGCTCATGTCGTCGCCGCGGGTGGCCAAGTCGCTGGAGATCGCGGTCGTCGACGGACTGATCGCGTCGCTGGCAGCACCCCCGGAGGACTCACCACCGCCGGGAGCGGTCCACGAGCGGGTCGTCCGGCGCGCGGCGCGCCTCATCGACGAGCACTGCGCCGAACCGCTGGGGACCGCCGACATCGCCGAGGCGGTCGGCGTCTCGATCCGCGCCCTGCAGGCCGGTTTCCAGGCACATCTCGGCACGACCCCGATGGCGTACGTCCGACGGGCTCGCCTCGTGCGGGTCCGCGAGTCGCTGACCGACGGCACCGCCCGGTCGGTCACCGAGGCAGCCCACCGATGGGGTGTCACCCACCTCGGACGGCTGTCGGGCGACTACCGGGCAGCCTTCGGCGAGGCCCCCATCGACACGCTGCGCCGCGTGCAGTGA
- a CDS encoding (2Fe-2S)-binding protein: MTDTQHDAPDVHAITVDVDGTTERGVVSSRTLLVHWLRDELDRRGPKIGCDTGNCGACTIQWDGLLVKSCMVLAVQADGTAVTTAAALAHPDGPLNDLQSSFREHHALQCGYCTSGMLMTATDLLESGEEITDHSVRRALKGNICRCTGYQGIVNAVRATAGHDIPLPHGKTPDTHGAGLDGGRS, encoded by the coding sequence ATGACCGACACGCAGCACGACGCTCCGGACGTCCATGCGATCACGGTGGACGTGGACGGCACGACCGAGCGCGGCGTGGTGTCCTCGCGCACGCTCCTCGTGCACTGGCTCCGCGACGAGCTGGACCGGCGTGGGCCCAAGATCGGCTGCGACACCGGCAACTGCGGTGCCTGCACGATCCAGTGGGACGGACTGCTGGTCAAGTCGTGCATGGTGCTGGCCGTGCAGGCGGACGGCACGGCGGTGACGACGGCTGCGGCGCTCGCCCACCCCGACGGCCCGCTCAACGACCTGCAGTCGAGCTTCCGGGAGCACCACGCCCTGCAGTGCGGCTACTGCACGTCCGGGATGCTCATGACGGCCACCGACCTGCTCGAGTCCGGTGAGGAGATCACCGACCACAGCGTGCGTCGTGCGCTCAAGGGCAACATCTGCCGCTGCACCGGCTACCAGGGCATCGTCAACGCGGTCCGCGCGACGGCAGGTCATGACATCCCGCTGCCCCACGGCAAGACCCCCGACACGCACGGTGCCGGTCTCGACGGGGGACGCTCATGA
- a CDS encoding FAD binding domain-containing protein translates to MIPPPFRYLRATTVDDALTMLASHEGAVVLGGGQTLVNALKLDLVSPSVLVDVHRLPELTGIELRDGRLRIGAAVTYATLAAHPLVAQHVPSLATVAAGLVDRQVRNRGTIGGNCCLNDPTSNLPPLLACLDASFVVHQLGDSPRTLSAREFFLGTFVTAASGQALLTEVVVPSTPATARVAYRHQQVGADSWAVARAVVRIDVEDGLIAAARVALGAVPDSPLGLDAVERSLLGRPVGAGAELDALEAFDGTTIAMVGDTHGSAAYRRAVTRVQLRRALSDVCGQRTTTQEGAS, encoded by the coding sequence ATGATCCCGCCGCCGTTCCGCTACCTGCGGGCCACGACGGTCGACGATGCGTTGACGATGCTGGCGTCCCACGAGGGTGCCGTCGTGCTCGGCGGCGGCCAGACCCTCGTCAACGCCCTCAAGCTCGACCTGGTGTCGCCGTCCGTCCTCGTCGACGTCCACCGTCTGCCCGAGCTGACGGGGATCGAGCTGCGGGACGGACGCCTGCGCATCGGCGCGGCCGTCACCTACGCCACGCTCGCCGCGCACCCACTCGTCGCACAGCACGTCCCCTCGCTCGCCACCGTCGCCGCCGGGCTCGTCGACCGACAGGTCAGGAACCGCGGCACGATCGGCGGCAACTGCTGCCTGAACGATCCGACGAGCAACCTCCCGCCGCTGCTGGCGTGCCTCGACGCGAGCTTCGTGGTCCATCAGCTCGGCGATTCGCCCAGGACGCTGTCGGCGCGGGAGTTCTTCCTCGGCACCTTCGTCACCGCGGCGAGCGGCCAGGCGCTGCTGACCGAGGTCGTCGTGCCGTCGACGCCGGCGACGGCACGGGTGGCCTACCGCCACCAGCAGGTCGGCGCGGACTCGTGGGCCGTGGCGCGGGCCGTCGTCCGCATCGACGTCGAGGACGGCCTGATCGCCGCAGCCCGGGTCGCCCTCGGCGCGGTGCCCGACAGCCCCCTGGGCCTCGACGCCGTCGAGCGGTCCCTGCTGGGCCGCCCCGTCGGCGCCGGTGCCGAGCTCGACGCGCTCGAGGCCTTCGACGGCACGACCATCGCGATGGTCGGCGACACGCACGGATCGGCCGCCTACCGGCGCGCCGTGACGAGGGTCCAGCTGCGACGGGCGTTGTCCGACGTCTGCGGCCAACGGACCACGACGCAGGAAGGCGCATCATGA
- a CDS encoding SRPBCC domain-containing protein yields MMISGEFTARATVGELRSLSGSADVLASVSTLSEIRPVEGMIRAVFSPTTALGRIPLRTTIETLVDTDAGARLRVRGSRAGHGVDVDLHLAFSPVPIGTVVSWTADLVVRGNAASVGQRVAGSVASHAIQDVLEQAASAAHGREVQA; encoded by the coding sequence ATGATGATCTCCGGTGAGTTCACGGCACGCGCGACGGTGGGTGAGCTGCGGTCGCTGTCGGGCTCGGCCGACGTGCTCGCGTCGGTCAGCACGCTGAGCGAGATCCGCCCCGTGGAGGGGATGATCCGCGCGGTGTTCTCGCCGACGACCGCCCTCGGCCGTATCCCGCTGCGGACCACGATCGAGACGCTCGTCGACACCGATGCCGGTGCCCGCCTGCGGGTGCGCGGCTCGCGGGCCGGCCACGGCGTCGACGTCGATCTGCACCTCGCGTTCTCGCCGGTGCCGATCGGGACCGTCGTGTCGTGGACGGCCGATCTCGTCGTCCGCGGCAACGCCGCCAGCGTCGGCCAGCGCGTCGCCGGATCGGTCGCCTCCCACGCGATCCAGGACGTCCTCGAGCAGGCCGCGTCCGCGGCTCACGGCCGCGAGGTGCAGGCGTGA
- a CDS encoding Ldh family oxidoreductase yields the protein MTRTLFDVDVLVRAAGSIFEAAGIAPGAARRVAESLVDGDARGIPSHGLMLVPMYVDRLRAGSVATHEHADVVLDLGAMAVLDARHALGQLTSDQAMALAVQKAGLHGIGIVSVRHAFHFGGAFRYARQAASAGCIGIVASNTRPLMPAPGGATRVVGNNPVAFGVPRPGDGPVVLDMALSEAALGKIRLAEAEGREIPATWATDASGAATTDPAAAIAGMLLPVGGPKGYGLALMVDVLTGVLSGGAFGASVQGMYADVAVPNNCAHVFIAIDVATFDPDGTFDGSVTELVAQIGASRLAPGTERVLLPGQLEDERAAAALVDGVPVESSVVDGLRGAAQLVGAELPEELA from the coding sequence ATGACCCGCACCCTGTTCGACGTCGACGTGCTCGTCCGCGCCGCCGGCTCGATCTTCGAGGCCGCCGGCATCGCGCCGGGTGCCGCGCGTCGCGTCGCGGAATCGCTCGTCGACGGCGACGCGCGTGGCATCCCCTCGCACGGCCTGATGCTGGTCCCGATGTACGTCGACCGGCTGCGCGCCGGCTCCGTCGCGACACACGAGCACGCCGACGTCGTGCTCGACCTGGGGGCCATGGCGGTGCTGGACGCTCGTCACGCGCTCGGACAGCTCACGTCGGACCAGGCGATGGCCCTGGCCGTGCAGAAGGCCGGCCTCCACGGCATCGGCATCGTCAGCGTGCGGCACGCCTTCCACTTCGGGGGCGCGTTCCGGTACGCCCGTCAGGCGGCGTCGGCCGGATGCATCGGCATCGTCGCGTCGAACACCCGTCCCCTGATGCCCGCCCCCGGTGGCGCGACCCGGGTCGTGGGCAACAACCCCGTCGCCTTCGGCGTCCCGCGACCCGGTGACGGCCCCGTCGTGCTCGACATGGCGTTGTCGGAGGCCGCGCTGGGCAAGATCCGGCTCGCCGAGGCCGAGGGCCGCGAGATCCCGGCCACGTGGGCCACGGATGCGAGCGGTGCCGCCACGACGGACCCCGCTGCAGCCATCGCCGGCATGCTGCTGCCCGTCGGCGGGCCGAAGGGCTACGGGCTCGCCCTCATGGTCGACGTGCTGACCGGGGTCCTCAGTGGGGGAGCCTTCGGTGCGTCGGTGCAGGGCATGTACGCCGACGTCGCGGTGCCCAACAACTGCGCCCACGTGTTCATCGCGATCGACGTCGCGACGTTCGACCCCGACGGGACGTTCGACGGATCCGTCACCGAGCTCGTCGCCCAGATCGGCGCGTCGAGGCTCGCCCCGGGGACCGAGCGGGTGCTGCTGCCCGGGCAGCTCGAGGACGAGCGCGCCGCCGCGGCGCTCGTGGACGGCGTGCCGGTCGAGTCATCGGTCGTCGACGGCCTGCGCGGTGCGGCCCAGCTGGTCGGCGCCGAGCTGCCCGAGGAGCTCGCGTGA
- a CDS encoding xanthine dehydrogenase family protein molybdopterin-binding subunit codes for MTTSTTTAATTTATWSGQSVNRTEDDRLLRAQGEFGDDTPISRLAHLFFVRSPYAHARIVSIDVSGAETVDGFLGALTPDEVDELTDKFGELQVAPADAEVDRCLASGGKVRFVGEPVVAVAAVSREAARDAAAAVVVEYDELVPLTSADQAVAADAPVIHEGIGHNVLHHGAWDFGDVDFAFQHAQNLIEVDELVCHRFSATPLECSVVTVDYDAGTDVFDIIGGCAMPQFTMLMMAGALRHPSSRIRIQSRDFGGSFGVKIGMYVPATAVALMARKLRRAVRWTETRSEHHQMGGHSNERTFRNVRLAVEDDGTVLGLSYECLDDIGAYSRYEPLGSVIWAQVANACYQLKHLRVDFTSVYTNKGPTHPVRGYSRLQHMWLVERMMDLAAHHLGFDPVTFRLHNYIQPDQYPYTTVNGCVYDSGDLPASLRQALELIDYDDARRLQAAAVGTGKRIGIGIGSTLDSGTNNFGQARLMNPYLPFGGNTEGGLVRMGVDGTVFATTGGVAFGQGHETTTAQVVADALGLRPEDIHVHRGGDSALSAQTGFSGSYASQFAVTGIGAILNATAKLSAEIRLVAGTVLGASPDEIVLEGGFAKVDGDPERMLPFGDVAGIVHFAPGSLPAEVADEVGLVGRAVYRAPFELPDVEHKTGNLTLTYATQIHACVLEIDEETGLVEVLRYAAVDDCGVPINPMIVQGQVFGATAHGLSAALFEHFGYNADGQLLAANFYDYHAATALDMPTIAYGNVVSPSPFTPTGAKGMGEGGGAPLHAVSAAVQDAIGRTGAILNSHASPEAVLDALAGAGADKVRVL; via the coding sequence ATGACGACCTCGACGACCACGGCCGCGACGACGACGGCCACCTGGTCGGGACAGTCGGTCAACCGCACCGAGGACGACCGGCTGCTGAGGGCCCAGGGCGAGTTCGGCGACGACACGCCGATCAGCCGGCTGGCGCACCTGTTCTTCGTCCGCTCGCCGTATGCGCACGCGCGCATCGTGTCGATCGACGTCTCCGGTGCGGAGACGGTCGACGGCTTCCTCGGGGCGCTGACCCCCGACGAGGTCGACGAGCTGACCGACAAGTTCGGCGAGCTGCAGGTTGCGCCCGCCGACGCAGAGGTCGACCGCTGTCTCGCCTCGGGCGGCAAGGTGCGCTTCGTCGGCGAGCCGGTCGTGGCCGTCGCGGCGGTCTCGCGCGAGGCCGCCCGTGACGCGGCCGCGGCCGTCGTCGTGGAGTACGACGAGCTCGTCCCGCTGACCTCCGCCGACCAAGCGGTGGCCGCGGACGCCCCAGTGATCCACGAGGGGATCGGCCACAACGTGCTCCACCACGGTGCCTGGGACTTCGGCGACGTCGACTTCGCCTTCCAGCACGCCCAGAACCTCATCGAGGTCGACGAGCTGGTGTGCCACCGCTTCTCGGCGACGCCCCTGGAGTGCAGCGTCGTGACGGTCGACTACGACGCGGGGACCGATGTGTTCGACATCATCGGTGGCTGCGCGATGCCGCAGTTCACGATGCTGATGATGGCCGGGGCGCTGCGGCACCCCTCGTCGCGCATCCGCATCCAGAGCCGCGACTTCGGCGGGTCGTTCGGCGTGAAGATCGGCATGTACGTCCCGGCCACTGCGGTCGCCCTCATGGCGCGCAAGCTGAGGCGGGCTGTGCGGTGGACCGAGACCCGCAGCGAGCACCACCAGATGGGCGGGCACAGCAACGAGCGGACCTTCCGCAACGTCAGGCTGGCGGTCGAGGACGACGGCACGGTCCTGGGGCTGAGCTACGAGTGCCTGGACGACATCGGCGCCTACTCCCGGTACGAACCGTTGGGGTCGGTGATCTGGGCGCAGGTCGCCAACGCCTGCTACCAGCTCAAGCACCTGCGGGTCGACTTCACGAGCGTCTACACCAACAAGGGCCCCACGCACCCCGTGCGCGGCTACTCGCGGCTGCAGCACATGTGGCTCGTCGAGCGGATGATGGACCTCGCGGCCCACCACCTGGGCTTCGACCCGGTGACGTTCAGGCTCCACAACTACATCCAGCCCGACCAGTACCCGTACACGACCGTCAACGGCTGCGTGTACGACTCCGGCGACCTGCCCGCCAGCCTGCGACAGGCCCTGGAACTGATCGACTACGACGACGCGCGACGCCTGCAGGCTGCGGCGGTCGGTACGGGCAAGCGGATCGGCATCGGGATCGGATCGACGCTGGACTCCGGCACCAACAACTTCGGCCAGGCGCGGCTGATGAACCCGTACCTGCCGTTCGGTGGCAACACCGAGGGCGGCCTCGTGCGGATGGGTGTGGACGGGACGGTCTTCGCGACCACGGGCGGCGTGGCCTTCGGGCAGGGTCACGAGACGACGACCGCGCAGGTCGTCGCGGACGCGCTCGGCCTGCGGCCGGAGGACATCCACGTGCACCGCGGCGGCGACTCCGCCCTGAGCGCACAGACCGGCTTCTCCGGCTCGTACGCATCGCAGTTCGCGGTCACCGGCATCGGTGCGATCCTCAACGCGACCGCGAAGCTGTCCGCGGAGATCCGACTGGTCGCCGGCACGGTCCTCGGGGCGTCCCCCGACGAGATCGTCCTCGAGGGCGGCTTCGCCAAGGTGGACGGCGACCCCGAGCGCATGCTGCCGTTCGGCGACGTCGCCGGGATCGTGCACTTCGCGCCGGGCTCGCTGCCCGCCGAGGTCGCGGACGAGGTCGGGCTGGTCGGCAGGGCGGTCTACCGCGCGCCGTTCGAGCTGCCCGACGTCGAGCACAAGACCGGCAACCTGACCCTGACGTACGCCACGCAGATCCATGCCTGCGTCCTCGAGATCGACGAGGAGACCGGCCTCGTCGAGGTGCTGCGCTACGCGGCGGTCGACGACTGCGGCGTGCCGATCAACCCCATGATCGTGCAGGGCCAGGTGTTCGGGGCGACGGCCCACGGCCTGTCGGCCGCGTTGTTCGAGCACTTCGGCTACAACGCCGACGGTCAGCTGCTGGCCGCCAACTTCTACGACTACCACGCCGCGACGGCCCTCGACATGCCGACGATCGCGTACGGCAACGTCGTCAGCCCCTCCCCGTTCACGCCGACCGGTGCCAAGGGCATGGGAGAGGGCGGGGGAGCGCCGCTGCACGCGGTGTCGGCGGCCGTGCAGGACGCGATCGGCAGGACCGGCGCGATCCTCAACAGCCACGCCTCTCCCGAGGCAGTGCTCGATGCGTTGGCCGGGGCCGGCGCCGACAAGGTGAGGGTGCTCTGA